From the Paraflavitalea soli genome, the window TTTTCCAGTTCAGACCCCCGGTATGTAACGGATCTGTTGGGGTCTGGAACCAATGTACTCGACAATAACGCTTTTTACCTGACCAATAACTGGAATGCCCGCTACCGGGTTGTGAAGAATTGTGATCTATTGATCACCGCTACCAATACTACCACGGTAGCTATTCCGGCAACTACTAAAAAGGGATACCTGGGTTTTGCCAAGACGATCAAAGCTTATCAGTTGTTATTGAACCTGAACCTGACCTATACCAACGGTGTACGATTGGATGTAGCAGATCCCGAAAATCCGGGCCCGTTTTTGGATTACCCCGCATCCTTGCAGGCGATTGCAGATTTGCTGGATGAAGCCAAAACGGATCTCACTGGCGCCACTGTGCAGTTTGCGCTGTCGAGTGGTTTTGCCGGATTTAATACGACTGCTGGGTTAATAAAATTCAACCGTGCTATAGCGGCGAGGGTAGCTGCTTACCGCCAGTTGTGGCCTGCTGTGCTGACAGCGCTGAATGAATCTTATTTTGATTTGAATGGTGCTTTTGATCTGGGGGTCAAAATGGTTTATTCAACCGGGCCGAATGATCAGGTAAATGCAGCCTATTTCCCTCAGAACAGGGGTGGAGAGGTAAGGTTGGCTCATCCCAGCTATGTTACTGATATTATAGGGGGAGATGACAGGATATCGAAAGCCACTTTGCGTACCAATTCGCTTTCCAGCAGTGGGTTGACCAGTAACCGGGATGTGTGGGTGTTTAAAAGTGCTACTGATCCGATTGGTATTGTAAGGAATGAAGAGCTGATCCTGCTCTATGCAGAAGCCAAATTGCAGCTCAATCAGATCCCGGATGCTGTTGTGGCGTTGAACCGGATCAGATTAGGGCATAACCTGACACCTTATGCAGGGAGTATCACGCAGGCTGCCCTTATTACTGAAATGTTGTTCCAACGCAGGTACTCCTTATTTTTTGAGGGGCATCGCTGGGTGGATATGCGGAGGTATAACCGCCTGAACCAACTGCCGATCGACAGGGTTGGCGATGATGTATGGGATAAGTTCCCGCGGCCATTGACAGAGAACTAAGTAGTTGGTAATTAGAAGCCTGACAGGTTTAGACAGTTTGCAGAAATATAGCTTGTAACTGTCTTAAATCTGTCAGGTTTTTTATTTCCCGCTTTTAACACATTCGCCTATTTTTGCCCTCCCGTTGCTTAGCGGGTTCAGCAAATCATACAAATACTCAGATAGATGGTTGATGTTTTATTAGGTCTTCAGTGGGGCGATGAAGGCAAAGGGAAAATTGTGGATTATTTTGCTCCTTTCTACGATGTAATAGCCCGCTTTCAGGGAGGTCCCAATGCGGGTCATACCCTGTATGTAAATGATAAGAAAGTAGTACTACACCAGATCCCTTCCGGGATATTCCATGAGAATACTACCAACCTGATCGGGAATGGTGTTGTATTGGATGCAGTAACGCTGCGCAGGGAATGTGAGACAGTTAATTCCTTTGGTGTTGACTTTCGCAAGAACTTATACATCTCTGAAAGAACGCACCTGATCCTGCCTACACACAGGGCGCTGGACAAGGCTTCAGAGTTACAGAAAGGCAATGAGAAGATCGGTTCTACCTTAAAAGGTATTGGACCGGCTTACATGGATAAAACAGGCCGTAATGGCCTGCGTGTGGGTGACCTGCTGGATAAAAGCTTTACTACCCAATACATTAAACTGCGCCTGAAGCACCAGAAACTGCTGGACAGCATGAATTTTCATGAAGATATTTCAGCCTGGGAAGAGGAGTTTTTTGATGCACTGGAGTTTATGCGCCAGTTCAAGATCGTAAATGGTGAGTATTTCATCAATGACAAGATAAGCCAGGGCAAGAAAGTGCTGGCAGAAGGTGCGCAGGGCAGTATGCTGGATGTAGATTTTGGCACTTTCCCGTTTGTGACCTCCTCCAATACCATTTCTGCCGGCGTATGTACCGGTCTGGGTGTAGCTCCTCAAAAGATCAAGGATGTAATAGGTGTTACAAAGGCCTATTGTACCCGTGTAGGCAGTGGTCCTTTCCCTACTGAGCTGCATGATAACATGGGTGAAGAACTGCGCCGGATCGGCAACGAATTTGGTGCTACTACCGGACGTCCACGCCGTTGTGGCTGGATTGACCTGGTAGCTTTGAATTTTGCCTGTATGGTGAATGGTGTTACCAAACTGGTGATGACCAAGGCGGATGTACTGGATGCCTTTGATGAGTTAAAAGTGTGTACTTCCTACGTGGTTAACGGGGAAAAGACAAACCAGGTTCCTTTCCAGATGACCAGGGTAGCTATTGAGCCTGAATGGAAGTCCTTTAAAGGCTGGAAACAGGATGTTACAGCCATGAAATCGGCTGCCGAACTGCCAGGTGTAATGAAAGATTATGTATCTTTTATCAATGATTACCTGGGCGTAAAAGTGGCTTATATTTCCAATGGACCTGGCCGGGATCAATTAATAGAAATTTAGTATTTCTGGTGAAATATTTGTTTCTTAGAGAACGGGATGTATCTTACTTATGTATGGTAAAACCGGAAATAATAGTTGACACAAATCATAGTGGCGAGTTGAAGTTTGTGGTTTTATTATAAGTAACTTGAGTAGTATTTTGATCAGTAAAATTTTTTAATAAAAAAGTTTGGCGAATTAAAAACTTCGCTGAAATTTACAGCATAATCTTACCAGACAATGGCAGCAAAATCTGACAAAGAAAAAAAGACCGGCGGAAGCCCTGCACCAAAGTCTTCTAAGGAAACTCCTAAAAAAGCCTCATCTAAACCTAAGAAAGAGGAAGATGAGGATGATGAAGACCTTGAGGATGATGATACAGAAACAACACCCAAAGCCTCTAAAAAGGGAGCTAAGGCATCCTCTAAAAAGAGTGACGAGGATGATGACGATGATGATGACGAGGACGGGGAAGATGAGGTAGATGATTGGGATAAGCCTGAAGAAGAAGAGGAATGGGATCCTGATTTCGAAGAGTTTGACTTGCCCAAGTCAAAGACCAAGAAGGCTGGCTCCAGCAGTGGCAGTGGCTCAGGTGCCGGCAAAAAAGCCGGAAAAGATGAAGATGATCTTGGCCTTGATGACGAATTCAAGGACATGGACCTCTTTAATGATCGTGGATTCGACGATGAAGAAGACGATTTTTAATTAACAGCGATGCTGAGGCGCTAGTGCAGGTGTGAACAGAAGTTTTACTTCATTCCCGATAAAAGATTTTCAGCAAATCAAATTGCAAATGTTGAACTGGTGCAACCAGTTCAACATTTGTTGTTTCTTGGACAGCCAGCAATATCCCTCTTCTCTCCAACGCTTCGAATGCCTGCTGGCAGCAGGTTCTATCCATTCTCTACAATTACAGGCAGGCGCTGATGTATTTCCTCAGTTAAGGACTTTTTATGAAAAGCATGGCGATTGGTTGTTCGGTCATTTGGGGTATGACCTGAAAAATGGGCTGGAGCCATTGGTCAGTGAGCATTCCGATGGCATAGGGTTTCCCGACCTGTTTTTCTATGTACCGGAAGTGATCATCCAGTTGAGTGGGGATACTATAAGTATTGGTTCGCTGGGTGCTGACCATGACAAGGTATACCAGGAAATTATGGCGACCGCGGTACCGGTAGTAAAGACCAGGCAGGAAGGATTGGTTATTCATCCAAGGCTTGAGCGGGATGAATACCTGCAGGTGATCCGTGATCTGCAACAACATATTTTACGGGGAGACTGTTACGAGATCAATTACTGCCAGGAGTTTTATGCTACTGATGCAGTGATCGATCCGTTATCGGTATGCCTGTCCCTGGGTAAAGCTTCGCCCAATCCTTTTGCGGCTTATTATAAAATGAACAACCGTTACCTGGTATGTGCCAGCCCGGAACGCTACCTGAAAAAAGAGGGTGACCGGCTGTTCTCTCAACCGATCAAGGGTACCTGGCAAAGGGATACTGCCAACCAGGAGGCGGATGTGAGGAACAGGGAGCAGTTGTACCACAGTGCCAAGGACCGGTCGGAGAATGTAATGGTGGTTGACCTGGTGCGCAATGACCTCTCCAAAGTGTGTACGGAAGGGAGTGTGCAGGTGGATGAACTGTTTGGCATTTATAGTTTTCCGCAGGTGCACCAGATGATCTCTACGGTGAGTGGCCAACTGCGGGAAGATGTTCATTTTATGGATGCCCTGCGGCATACTTTCCCGATGGGGTCTATGACGGGTGCCCCGAAGCGAAGGGTGATGGAATTGATTGAAAAGTATGAGAAAACAAGGCGGGGCATATTTTCCGGCTCTGTAGGATACATAACCCCTGAAGAAGATTTTGATTTTAATGTGGTGATCCGCAGCATCCTCTACAATGGGGACACCGGATATCTTTCTTTCCAGGCGGGATCGGGCATTACTTTTTACAGTGATCCGGAGGGGGAATATGAAGAATGCCTGTTGAAAGCTGCGGCGATCAAGAAAGTATTGGGTGCATAGGCTATACGACATGAAAAAGGGTGGGCCACTTTATGGTGACCCACCCTTTGGTCTATAAAGCGTTCTGTTATTTGCTTTCTTTGGCTGCTACGGTAGCACCGCTGAGCAGTAACTGAACTGATTCGTTCAGGATGGTGTATTTGTTGGCCTGGAAAAGGTCCATTTTATCGGCAGGCAGTTTCAGCTCGTAAGCATTGTCTGCACTGGCCATCTTTTTATCAAAGTCAGGATTGTACCTGTTAAAAACAGCCGGATCCATAGAGATGTGACGGGCAATGACGGCTGACTGGTATTTGCCGGACACGGTTACACTTTTGGCTTCGCTGAGCTCCTGGGTGGTGATGTTCCTTTTCAGAAGGTAAGTAGCTGTTACACCCATTTGTTCAGTAGCTTCTGCTTTGGTTAAGGTAGTCACACTACCCTGACCTTCAAATATATAATGCGTGCCAATAAACTTCTTAACGTGGGTCCGGGATTCGGCCGGCAGGTAATACTGCAGGTTCCAGAAGTTGCGGCTGCCGCTTTTGCGGATGGCGCTGTATACGTTGCCGGGACCACCATTATAGGCAGCGATCACCAGTAACCAGTCGCCAAACTCGGTATAGAGATCTTTCAGGTATTTGGCGGCTGCATGGGTACTTTTAAAGTAGTCGGTACGCTCATCGTGGCTACGGCTCACTTTTAATCCCAAAATACGGGCTGTGGCCGGCATTAACTGCCAGGGGCCTACGGCGCCTGCCCAGGAAACAGCGGAACGCTTCAGTCTGGATTCAATAACGGCGAGGTATTTCAACTCGGTAGGCAGACCATACTTATTCAGGATGTTTTCCATCATATTAAAGTACGGACGACCCCATTCTTTGATTTCCAGGAGGTCTTCAGTGTTCTTTTCCATGTAGTCCTGCACAAAAGTGATGGCACGGGGATTCAACCGCACGTTCGAATTGGCTTCGAAGAGGGAGTTGAAACCCGGGTCGGCCAGGGAATCTGACTTTGCGGGAGACTGAATGGTGTCATTAAGTACAATAGTAGCCTTTACTTTTGAGGCCCGTGTTGATTTGGCTGCCGGCTTTTGGTTGGAGGTAGCTTTTTTCTTACCACCTGTGTCAAATGCCATTAGTAACCACACCAGACTAAAAATGCTGGCGAAAACTAGCTTTCTTTTCATCATCGTTTTTTTAGCACAACAATGCCGACTCTCAGGTATGGATTAAACGGATGATGTTTTAAATAGGAACAGGATCGTCTTTGATAGGATAGAAGGAAAAGGGTGCAGTACAAATTATGACGCCGGGAGTCGCTTATTAGGGTCTTTCTTGTGAACCGGCGAACCTATACTGCTTCATCCACTGATTGGATAGCTGGAGCAAATATAATTCGCGAAATCGGTTTGTCATAATCTGCAGCCCATAAGGCATGCCATTACTGTGCCAAAAAAGCGGGATTGAGATGCCGGGAATGCCGGTTAGGTTGGAAAAAACTGTAAAAATGTCAGCCAGGTACATGGCGATGGGGTCATCCATTTTTTCGCCCAGCTTGAAGGCGGGGGAGGGGGCGGTGGGTAAAAGGAGGGCGTCGAACTGGTTGAATACCATATTCGTCTTTTCTACAAGTAGTTGTCTTACTTGTTGGGCCTTCGTAAAATAGGCATCGTAATAACCCGCGCTCAAAACGAAGGTGCCGAGCATTATACGACGCTTGACTTCCCAGCCAAAACCGTCAGATCGGCTGGACTTATAAAAATCTGTTAACGCCAGGTTTTTATCCACATTAGGGGTCCGGAAGCCATATTTGACCCCATCGAAGCGGGCAAGGTTGGAGGAAGCTTCGGCGGTGGTGAGTACATAATAGGTAGGGACGATGTAGTCCAGGTACTCAAAATTGACGGGTTCTACGGTATGTCCGTCGGCCCTGAGCCTATCGATGAGGCTAAAGATATTGTCCCTTATTTCATTGTCCAGGGCCGGGCTTTCGAGTGCTTCTTTGAAATAAGCAATCTTTAAAGTGGCTGGTAGTGAATTGGTTGCAGTAGAATAAGCGGGTACTTCAACGTCAGCAACGGTGCTGTCGTAATCGTCAGGCCCGGCTATTACTTCGAGGGTAAGGGCTACATCGGGTACATTGGCGGCGAAAATACCGATCTGGTCGAAGGAGGAGGCGTAGGCTATCAGGCCATAGCGGGAGATGCGGCCGTAGGTAGGCTTAAAGCCTATGATGCCGCAGAAATCGGCTGGCTGGCGTACAGAGCCGCCGGTCTCGCTTCCCAGGCTCACCATACAAAGGGCTGCCTGAACGGCTACTGCAGAACCTCCGGAGGAACCTCCGGGCACCCGGGTTTCATCCAGGGCATTCAATACCTTGCCATAGGCTGAATTTTCGTTGGTAGAACCCATGGCAAACTCATCGCAGTTGGTATTGCCAATAATAATGGCTCCTTCTGCGAGGAGGCGCTCAACGGCGGTAGCATTGTAAACGGAGGTGAAGTTTTGCAGGATCCGGGAAGCTGCGGAAACGGGATGGTCTTTGTAGCAGATAACATCTTTCAAGGCTATTACTACACCATGGAGCTTTCCCAGGGGTTTACCTGCTGCACGATCTTCATCCAACCTGGCTGCTAACTGCAAAGCCTCCTGGTCGTAGACCTGGAGGTAGGCATTCAGGTGGCGCTTCTGTTCGATATTATGCAAAAAATGCTGCACAGCGGCTACGCAAGTGGTAGCGCCATTCAGCAGATCAGCATGGTATTGGGTTATTGAAGAGAAGGTAAACAAATCCTGGTGCCGGCTTTGAGAGAACAAATCGGTTTGAAATCCCCGTTAAGGAAGTGAGTTATTGAGCAGGGGAAGAAGGAGCTTTTTTATCCTTTTCTTGCATGCCTTCTTCGATCTCTTTCTTCACATTGCTTTTGGCATCATTGAATTCACGGATACCTTTACCGATACCTCTCATGAATTCAGGGATCTTACGGCCACCAAACAGGATCAGTACAGCCAAAATGATCAACACCCACTCCATACCACCTGGCATCGAGATCATCAGGAAATTTTTAGCTACAAGCATGGTACTCTTTTATTTTAGATTGAAAAACGAAATTACATCTTTTCATAGGTAAAACGCATATTCGTCAATACAAATTACCTATAAGTACTGGCCAAATAAGGTATTTTACTTGCGGTTAACAAAGTGCCGGGGATTCCGGATTTAGCATGTAATTTCAGATTGCTGCCGCGATTTACAATTACTATTGAATGGTCCGTGCGTTACTTATTTCAGATAGTTTCCCCTGGTATATATTAATTATATACGTAGCTGACAGGGAAAAAGGATAAAAAAAGCGGAAACCAGTAAGGCTTCCGCTTTTTTTATAAGTTGTAATGAGCTGAATACTAAGCTTTCGCTACAACGGCCTGGCGTTTTTCCTTGATACGTGCGCTCTTACCGCTACGTTCGCGTTGGAAGAACAGCTTGGCGCGGCGTACGCGACCGGACTTGTTCAGTTCGATTGATTCAA encodes:
- a CDS encoding adenylosuccinate synthase, with the protein product MVDVLLGLQWGDEGKGKIVDYFAPFYDVIARFQGGPNAGHTLYVNDKKVVLHQIPSGIFHENTTNLIGNGVVLDAVTLRRECETVNSFGVDFRKNLYISERTHLILPTHRALDKASELQKGNEKIGSTLKGIGPAYMDKTGRNGLRVGDLLDKSFTTQYIKLRLKHQKLLDSMNFHEDISAWEEEFFDALEFMRQFKIVNGEYFINDKISQGKKVLAEGAQGSMLDVDFGTFPFVTSSNTISAGVCTGLGVAPQKIKDVIGVTKAYCTRVGSGPFPTELHDNMGEELRRIGNEFGATTGRPRRCGWIDLVALNFACMVNGVTKLVMTKADVLDAFDELKVCTSYVVNGEKTNQVPFQMTRVAIEPEWKSFKGWKQDVTAMKSAAELPGVMKDYVSFINDYLGVKVAYISNGPGRDQLIEI
- a CDS encoding lytic transglycosylase domain-containing protein; translated protein: MKRKLVFASIFSLVWLLMAFDTGGKKKATSNQKPAAKSTRASKVKATIVLNDTIQSPAKSDSLADPGFNSLFEANSNVRLNPRAITFVQDYMEKNTEDLLEIKEWGRPYFNMMENILNKYGLPTELKYLAVIESRLKRSAVSWAGAVGPWQLMPATARILGLKVSRSHDERTDYFKSTHAAAKYLKDLYTEFGDWLLVIAAYNGGPGNVYSAIRKSGSRNFWNLQYYLPAESRTHVKKFIGTHYIFEGQGSVTTLTKAEATEQMGVTATYLLKRNITTQELSEAKSVTVSGKYQSAVIARHISMDPAVFNRYNPDFDKKMASADNAYELKLPADKMDLFQANKYTILNESVQLLLSGATVAAKESK
- a CDS encoding RagB/SusD family nutrient uptake outer membrane protein; amino-acid sequence: MKKIVIINIMVFFCGLVLFTSCKKEIGNLNNPIIEDYLNNATKPQLDNLVIGTESGLRNNMELYLEVVGMIGREMYRFSSSDPRYVTDLLGSGTNVLDNNAFYLTNNWNARYRVVKNCDLLITATNTTTVAIPATTKKGYLGFAKTIKAYQLLLNLNLTYTNGVRLDVADPENPGPFLDYPASLQAIADLLDEAKTDLTGATVQFALSSGFAGFNTTAGLIKFNRAIAARVAAYRQLWPAVLTALNESYFDLNGAFDLGVKMVYSTGPNDQVNAAYFPQNRGGEVRLAHPSYVTDIIGGDDRISKATLRTNSLSSSGLTSNRDVWVFKSATDPIGIVRNEELILLYAEAKLQLNQIPDAVVALNRIRLGHNLTPYAGSITQAALITEMLFQRRYSLFFEGHRWVDMRRYNRLNQLPIDRVGDDVWDKFPRPLTEN
- the gatA gene encoding Asp-tRNA(Asn)/Glu-tRNA(Gln) amidotransferase subunit GatA, with product MFTFSSITQYHADLLNGATTCVAAVQHFLHNIEQKRHLNAYLQVYDQEALQLAARLDEDRAAGKPLGKLHGVVIALKDVICYKDHPVSAASRILQNFTSVYNATAVERLLAEGAIIIGNTNCDEFAMGSTNENSAYGKVLNALDETRVPGGSSGGSAVAVQAALCMVSLGSETGGSVRQPADFCGIIGFKPTYGRISRYGLIAYASSFDQIGIFAANVPDVALTLEVIAGPDDYDSTVADVEVPAYSTATNSLPATLKIAYFKEALESPALDNEIRDNIFSLIDRLRADGHTVEPVNFEYLDYIVPTYYVLTTAEASSNLARFDGVKYGFRTPNVDKNLALTDFYKSSRSDGFGWEVKRRIMLGTFVLSAGYYDAYFTKAQQVRQLLVEKTNMVFNQFDALLLPTAPSPAFKLGEKMDDPIAMYLADIFTVFSNLTGIPGISIPLFWHSNGMPYGLQIMTNRFRELYLLQLSNQWMKQYRFAGSQERP
- a CDS encoding anthranilate synthase component I family protein; the protein is MLNWCNQFNICCFLDSQQYPSSLQRFECLLAAGSIHSLQLQAGADVFPQLRTFYEKHGDWLFGHLGYDLKNGLEPLVSEHSDGIGFPDLFFYVPEVIIQLSGDTISIGSLGADHDKVYQEIMATAVPVVKTRQEGLVIHPRLERDEYLQVIRDLQQHILRGDCYEINYCQEFYATDAVIDPLSVCLSLGKASPNPFAAYYKMNNRYLVCASPERYLKKEGDRLFSQPIKGTWQRDTANQEADVRNREQLYHSAKDRSENVMVVDLVRNDLSKVCTEGSVQVDELFGIYSFPQVHQMISTVSGQLREDVHFMDALRHTFPMGSMTGAPKRRVMELIEKYEKTRRGIFSGSVGYITPEEDFDFNVVIRSILYNGDTGYLSFQAGSGITFYSDPEGEYEECLLKAAAIKKVLGA
- a CDS encoding Sec-independent protein translocase subunit TatA/TatB, which codes for MLVAKNFLMISMPGGMEWVLIILAVLILFGGRKIPEFMRGIGKGIREFNDAKSNVKKEIEEGMQEKDKKAPSSPAQ